DNA sequence from the Prochlorococcus marinus XMU1411 genome:
AAAAAGATTGTTCCCCTTAGGTGTTACATATGAAGCTCACTCCTATCTAGGCGATGCAAATTTTGACATTTTATATATCGCTTACAAAAATAATGGTGACCGAAATGGTGCTAAGAAATATTTAAAAGATTCGATAAATCATTACACAAATGCAATCGCTATTGCTCCAAGCCAAGAAGAATCTGAAAAATACGAAATCGAAAGGGATTTTGATATGATCACACTTGCAGAACTTCATTTGTATAGAGGTAATGCCTACAGTTGGATAACAAAAGATTGGAAAAAAGCATGTAAAGATTGGAAAGTTTCCAGAAAGCTAGGAAACGAAGAAGCCGGCGTAAATGCAAGACAATGGAGATGCTAAATAAATTTTTCGAAGTGGACAAATAGTTGAAAAATATTGCTTGATTTTTCTAATTAAACTGGGCAGAACTAAGAAAGAATTCAGACATAGCCTGGAACCACTAGTTCTTGCAATATGTGCTTAAGTGCTTTAGGAGCACTAGGTCGCAGGTTCGAATCCTGTCGACCCGACTCTAATAATCAAAATCTAACTCTTAATCCTATTGTTCCATTTGAATAGTTTCCATTATTTATTATGACTGTTGAGTTATTAACAGTAGCAAAGGTAAGTTCTGGTATTACAATTGTTTGACCCTTGAAAAAAACTTCTACTTGATCGGATGTTTTATAACTTACACCATAACCAATCCCGTAAGAGGATCCCGAATCAGAAGCACCATCAAAGTCAACATTAGTAGCTCCTAAAGACGCTCCAATAAATGGACTCCATTGTTTGTCTTCTCTAAAATCGTAATAAACCGAACCCATAATAGAATCGATTGTCGAATCAGCTTTAACAGTGTATCCAAGCCATGAAGTCTTATCGGATTGTCCTCTAACCCAGGTCCCTTCGACACGAACTTTACCAAAATCATATCCATAGCCTAAATCCAGACCTAAGCCCGTTTCAAATTCAATATCGGAACTTACTCCTGATACATCAATATCTCCTATTTGACTACCACCGATACTTCCTGTTAAGTATGACCCTTTAGTTGAATATTCATTCGCATATATTGGAGCACTTAATAAAGATAATCCAGTGAAAGTAGCTGAAATTAACTTTTTTAATTTTTTCATAATCAAATTTAATTATTTTGCCAATACTTATACAATGGATTTACAAGAAATTATCTTACATGTCAGTATTTAAAGATAGAACAACTCGCTTTATACAATGTTAATAATAAATTGAACACAAAAAAAGTTACACCCAAAAGTTATATTCTCCAAAATATTTGGCATAACTTTAGAAGAAAGTTTGGTATTTGGTTATGCCAGACTTATGGCGCAACTATCAAGGGATTTCTGTCGATCCTTTTTTTGTCTAAATATTGAAG
Encoded proteins:
- a CDS encoding outer membrane beta-barrel protein is translated as MKKLKKLISATFTGLSLLSAPIYANEYSTKGSYLTGSIGGSQIGDIDVSGVSSDIEFETGLGLDLGYGYDFGKVRVEGTWVRGQSDKTSWLGYTVKADSTIDSIMGSVYYDFREDKQWSPFIGASLGATNVDFDGASDSGSSYGIGYGVSYKTSDQVEVFFKGQTIVIPELTFATVNNSTVIINNGNYSNGTIGLRVRF